The Syngnathus typhle isolate RoL2023-S1 ecotype Sweden linkage group LG14, RoL_Styp_1.0, whole genome shotgun sequence genome segment GTTTTCAATGTTATTCCTCGTCACAGGGCCCCCAGGTCGTGGCAAGAGCGCGACTTCTGCCGCAGGAAGCGTCCGGCGTCCCCTCGCTCGCGCTGGTAACGAGGAACCAGGCTGGACAGGAAGCGCTTGGCGCGTGAAGTGATGCTCTCCCACTGGCCCCCGGCACTCATTTCCTCCGGGCTGGTGCCCGGGGGCCACGGGGGTTGGCCCCGCGCTAGCCGTACAACACTTTCCAAGAGCTCCGGGGTGCGGTGGTCCAGAGAGGCCGATATCTCCAGATAGAGGCAGTTGAAGAGGGTGGCGCTGGACATGGCCtctggaggggaggggggggtggatTCGCATGAggttacagattttttttgtgtgtgcagacttttAATTGGGTCTGTTATAGCGGTTGTAATTCCACTCTCAACCAATAGATGGCAGTACACATAGCACCAAGACACAAGATGGCTCTAATGCACTACTTTTACTTCAAAGTTTTGATCTGACCTATAAAACAGCAAGGCGAAAATTGCAGAGGTACCACGACTTCAGTCTGACCTTGAGTGGTGACTTCTCGAGAGCGAACCAGGTCGCTTTTGTTGCCCACCAGGATGATGGGAGTCTGCGGCTGGGTCTCTCGCAGGAGCAGGCGAAGCTGCGCCGTGCGATGGAAACTGCGCCGGTCGGTCACCGAGAACACCAGCACGCACACTTCGCAGCGCAACGCTGACAGGtcctgacaacacacacacacgagaaatGAATGTCACAATAGAAACACAACATCCAATGATTCATGTTGTTTTTAGAGCACTCCCTCTGGAATTTGACACCTTCATGCATCTGTTGGCAATcccccccgcacacacacacacacacatacacacacctgaGTCGTGCCTCCGGGAAATGGAACACGCAAAACAATGTGGCCATTATTTGGATCCCAGAAGAAGTGCAACAAAAGATTCATTTGCATGTCCGCGCATGTTTGTCTCACGTGTCTCCAGTTGTCATAGATGACGATGTCGCTCTCCTCGTCGTCCACGGTGACGGCGCTGACGCGACCCTCCCCTGAAGACAACAAGAGCACGGGTGAGCCTGGATAAGTAAGTATGGAAGGAGCAAAACAAACAACCGTCTGAATCCACCGACGCCGTCCTGTCCACGTCCCCCGCTAGGGCGAAGGCCAGCGATGACTTCCCCACGCCGTTCTGTCCGAGGAGGGCTATCCTCAGGGGGCCGTCGGGCCTGCTCTCCGCCTCCTCCGCTGGTGCCACGTCGTCCGGCGCCAGGCTGAAGCGGATGGGcggcgtggcggcggcggcggctccacAGTCCGCCTCCGAGGACCAGTCACAGTCGTCGTGCACGGCCTCTTCCCGCCTGAGCTGATGCTTGATGGGCAGCGGCGTGCTGCCTCGGCGGGCGGTCGGCGTGCCGGTCAGGGTCATGGGGTCACACTGGAAGATATGTTGGAAGTTTGGCAAGGAACCATTTTTGAGTGGGCGTTCAAACCGTACATTTTTGCCTGCCAATGagtcaggataaaaaaaaaggtcgCAACCTAGTAAAAAGAAAGTATATTTTagaaaaattatatttatattatatatatataataatatataatatatatatgtattaataatattgaaaagaaaaaggatttGGAGTGGCTGTGTTTGGCAGTTAGACAGCAGTTTTTTGTTATCAATTAATATTTCTGTCAAACTAaccataaaacacacacacacacacataaacacacacacacacacacacaaacacacaaaagcagcAACTAATTGACTGATTGCTAATCGTCTCTTTACCTTAAGGGGCTCCTGCTGGGTCTTGAGTCCGTCTTGGGGCACATCTGTCGGCATCTGCAAGCTGAGACACGACGCTGGATGAGGActcggtggggtggggggcaaacTGGGGAAAAGACACCATCCAACAGAAGCATCCCCCAACCCTCAATCCCGTCTTCACCCACTCACGCAGTCACTCAGTGAGTACCTGAGCCGTCCTCACCTGTCACGCGGCTCTCTGCAACTACAACAAGATGATTGGAGcgctctttctgtctctctctctttctctctcgctctctcggaGTTGACCTTTCTGTGACAATACAAGAACGtaccgctagagggcagcaaaGTACAATGTCTTCATGATGAAGCGTTTTCTTTCCCATCTTTTGAGGCTATTATTCCAGCTCTAAAACACTCTATCTCCACCATATCTCATATCTCCTAGCCAGTCTATGgtgttttgcattgtgtgttagcaAGAAGCTAATGAAAGGCAAAATTGTGTTGGTTTTTTTgtgtagttttttttctgtagttCTCTGTCCTCTTGATGAAACAACccattaatattattatcaaaATATGGATCACTCTGCACCTCATAATTTGCTATGTGCTCCCTGTAGTCAGAATGCAACGTGTGGCCGTGTGAGtctcttacacacacacgcacacacacacaaaggcacaAAAGAGTCCGGCAGTGGACTGCCAGGACGCTATTATAGGCCTAATCCTGCAGGccagagagagagccagagacacacagagagagaagGGAGGCAGCGTTGAAGATGAGGTCATCCCAAACAGCGCACAGCCGGGGtcactgacccccccccccaccccccacccataGAGGGCCGTGGAtaaagggatggagggatggatggaaagaATAGGCCGAGAGGTACGCGTGCGGAGCGCTGAATGGAAAGCTACAAAAATGACGGTGTGGCTAGCCGCATGCCGGAGCTTTTCTTTCAAATGTCGTTTTTGTATTTCTAAACTGATTTAACGTCTCAATTCAATATTCAATTCTCAATTCATAAAATGGCAGCGAGTCAGAGTATATGGTCAAGTATGTCGCGTTTATTTGCCGTGAAACCACACTACACTACAGTTGGAGCGAGATCCCTTCACATTTTGTCCTCATTTGTCTTCTTTCTAATTGTCGTAGGGCAAAACCAAGAGTAGGAAAGTCAATGACACACTAATAAGATCAAATGAGTGATTAGAATCAGCACAAAAGGAAACAATCAATAAATACGGAATAAATaagtgaataaataaaacagcaccTTATTTATCCTACcctcaaacaaaataaatagttCTAATGCATCCACCCTGTCAAAGAATTTCATGTCTCCATGAGTAGATTGTTTCGCTGCATCATGACTTATTATTAAGACCCGAGCACCCGAAAGGAAATTTTGAGGACTCAACTAATgtaaattattttttcttttttttgcctatGGTCAATTTGATGCCAAGGATAGTTTGGGACTGAAGTCCAAGTCTGATGCGATAACACCTTTCAAGCAGCAACTCTTTTGTATAtgtacaaaaccaaaaaaaggaaaagagcataatggaggaaaaaaaaaaaaaaaaaaggtgcatcTTGTTCCGGCTTGAGCACAATCGCATGCAGGAAGATTCTCGTGGTACATTCGTCAATCTGACAGAAAGAGCTGAAACGCTTTGGTAGGCAACTGTGAAATATTAACTGCATGCCACGGACGCTTCCTTCAAACTTGGTTAGCCAGCAGCACCACTGCACGACTCGCAACTCAGAAGCAGCCTCGTAAACCATTTTGAGATACAGCATATATAAAAATAACGACATTTTCAGCCTCTAATGCAGGCTGAGTGAAATTTGCATAGACTAAAATGCTCAGCAGTGTTAATGCAAGGTAAATCCATATCAAATTCAatatatggacaaaagtattgggacgtaAAGTGGAAATCACAATTGAAGAAAACCGAGTCAATTTCCAAATTAAATACGGCTACATATTacaacattttgaaaaatgcaATTGAACATAACCAAAGAATTTTTCTATATATAAATGAAAGGTATTTTATttcgatatttatttatttatttattgatatatttattttagttgGAACTTGACATTTTACGTTAATGCAGTTTTTCCTCAtagatgaataataataataataatattattattccaTGGATTTCTTTGGTGTACTTTTAGGAAAAAATGTTTtagaatattaataataattttacaGAAAAATTTGGTGAGGTGTGTCCCAGGACTTTTGTCCAGATAGTGTAGCATGTCCCCGTCCACAGTTGCACTGCTGTCCCCGAAGCTAGTGCAACCAGCATTCACAGTGTAATCAAAGTGAGTCCAAGCAGCAAACCCAACGAATGAAGAGTCACAAGCATCCATGTTTGCTCCACGTCGGCTCTTGTCTTTTCCTCTGTGTGGTTGTGGTGGCGGCTATGGGTCACCTCAGAGGAAGAAATCGGGTGAAGGCGAGCCACCGCCGCCGTTGCCACGGCCCGTCGGGGCTTTGGCGTGGCTGGCGCTGAGCAGCTTCTCGTAGCGGGCCTTGTAGGCGTCACGCTCCCTCAGCACCCGGGTCAGATCGCACTGGAGCTGTTCCAgctgagtggacaaaaatacATGATGATGGTTGTGACTGTTGAGGGTGGTTCTCAGAAAGCGTGGTCCATACCGGATGGCCAAACAAACCCGAGCAGCATCGGCGTACCTGTTGCGTGAGCACGTGTTTCTCCGACTCCAGAGCGTGGCGGTGCTGTAAGCGCTTGTAGCGGCACGATTGTGCGTAGCCGCGGTTTTTAAGTGTGCGTCGCTTCTGCTTCAGGCGCACCACCTCGTCCTTGCTGACGCCACGCAGATGGCGGTTGAGCTCGCGCACCGACAGGCTCACCAGCTGCTCGTCGGAGAAACGATCGTTCCCGTCGCACTGCCACACACagaaatttcggactataaatcgcaccggagtataagtcgcaccagccataaaatgcccaaaaaagtgaaaaaaaacccccatatatatgtatataagtcgctcctgagtataagtccctccccccacccaaactatgaaaaaaaaacgcgatttatagtccgaaaattacggtaattgattTTCTCCCACCCGGGTTGAAGATAATAAAAGATGTGTTTATGCTGTAGTGTCATGGTGGATGTTTGTTTGTGGGTTGGCTGTCCAATAATCTGTCATGTAATCTGACCTAAGTGTGCCTGACAGTTATCGGGATTACGCCAACAATAATAGCAGATATTAATGTAAGACGGAACTACGCTCCACATAGAGCTCAGAAACATCCCCCAAGATATCCTACATTTTTGTAAAAGCCAGTAAGGCTGGCATCAAAAGTGAGCGGAACCCTAGGTGGAAATATCCCCCCAAAATTCtcattgtaccgtaattttcggactataaatcgcaccggagtataaatcgcaccagccattaaatgcccaaaaaagtgaaaaaaaaaacccatatatatgtatataagttgctcctgagtataagtcgcccccccaccctaactatgaaaaaaacgcgacttatagtccgaaaattacggtaatcactttttatttttcatatatTTTATTAGACCCACCTGACCCACTTGCgagtgatgatgatggtgaaggCCGGCGTGCATTTGGTGATGAAGGTGGTGCTGATGGTGGCAAAGCCTCCACGGCGTCCTCGCAGCCGAGGAAGCCGTTGCCGGGCGCCCTCTCTCGCTCACCCAGGGCGCCCAGCAGGGTGGCGGGCCCTGGGACCTCGCCGCCAAACTGCTGCTGCAGGGCCGCAAACCAGATCAGGTCCTCCAGCGAGGCCGGTCCGGCGCCTTGAGGATGGCCGGCGTGACCCGAGCTGGCGTCCGCATTCCCTTGCGATCCGCCGGAACCGACGGCAGACGTGAAGCCGGAGAGCGGGAAGGAGatggaggacgacgacgaggacAGCGAGGACGAGCCCGACGGCGGCGGCTGGCCGTCGCTCAGGGTGGGCGAGGGCGGCAGCGAGTCGTAAGGGCTGGAGCTCAGGCTGGAGtccggcggcgggcgggcgccgTACGGCGAGCTGCCCGCTTTTGGGTACCCGCATTGAGCGGACAGCGGCGGCGTGTCGGGTTTGACCTCGAACTTGAGGAGGTCAAAGTCGTTGAGGTACTCCATGGCCAGCGGGCTGGGGGGGAGGGAGTTCATAGGGAGGGGGGGTGAGGACATGATGTCTGCTGTCAATCAGGAATGCTGGAAAGTCCACTGGAGAACCTCGGGGCAACTCATAGACGGCAGCGGCAAGCAAGACAGGTGAGGATCTTCCTCTTTTTCCAAGCGTGATTCCTTCTGGCCGAGTGCTTCTCTGCTCCTGGAAGAAGTTAAGGCAAAAAATGACGAGTTGACAAATCTTGTCCACTGACACAATAATAGCCCGACCATCCATCCATAATTTGACCCATTTCTCAGTTTGACAGCTTCCCCATCAAACATAATCTGGGTTAAAGATCTTTTCCACACATGGTGCCTTGATAATTCCAAAAACAATCAATTGCTAAAGCCAAAATAATGCAGCCTTGCGTCAGCCATTGGAAACTTCTCGCAAACAAATTTCCATCAAAATGCGTTCTCAAAACAAATGTAAACTAAATTGATTAACTGTGATATTTTAGGTCTTAGTGACTATTGATTAGACGCACTCATAGATGTCTTGTGCAGTGTGATAACTGAGCAGGCTTAATCATTTTTGACACAAAGATTCACAAGTCTCATAGGCCAAATCCAATTAAGGTCGGATGCTTAATCCACAGCGGACACTTTCGACGGGAACGCAAGCACGCTCTCGCCGAGCCGCCATTTCAAATAACTACAAAGaagtacaatcacacatttGCAGCGGGTCATGTTCAGTGGGTCAAACTGGCCCGTTCATATCTTGATgatgaaaataacacacggcgGGTCAAAATGACCTGACAACACGGAAAAAGCAGGTTTAGGGATGGTATGATGAATCCGAACTGTTTTTATTGGCTATCTCGTTTTTCACAAAATGCCATTTGGGTGTGTTGGTGATCGCTAATTACAAACCTTCGATTGGCAtcaaaatgaaagtttggaaaaaaaaatccacctttgACTTGCACCTCCGCGGTACACCTCATTAGTTGGGACCCCGACGGTCTCCAATGAGCCGCGGTGGTCGTCAGCGGCGACGGAGGCCTCCATCATCACACGCTCACTCacagatgaataaaaaaaaaagtatg includes the following:
- the LOC133166904 gene encoding GTP-binding protein REM 2-like, with amino-acid sequence MPTDVPQDGLKTQQEPLKCDPMTLTGTPTARRGSTPLPIKHQLRREEAVHDDCDWSSEADCGAAAAATPPIRFSLAPDDVAPAEEAESRPDGPLRIALLGQNGVGKSSLAFALAGDVDRTASVDSDGEGRVSAVTVDDEESDIVIYDNWRHDLSALRCEVCVLVFSVTDRRSFHRTAQLRLLLRETQPQTPIILVGNKSDLVRSREVTTQEAMSSATLFNCLYLEISASLDHRTPELLESVVRLARGQPPWPPGTSPEEMSAGGQWESITSRAKRFLSSLVPRYQRERGDAGRFLRQKSRSCHDLGAL
- the nrl gene encoding LOW QUALITY PROTEIN: neural retina-specific leucine zipper protein (The sequence of the model RefSeq protein was modified relative to this genomic sequence to represent the inferred CDS: deleted 1 base in 1 codon), whose amino-acid sequence is MSSPPLPMNSLPPSPLAMEYLNDFDLLKFEVKPDTPPLSAQCGYPKAGSSPYGARPPPDSSLSSSPYDSLPPSPTLSDGQPPPSGSSSLSSSSSSISFPLSGFTSAVGSGGSQGNADASSGHAGHPQGAGPASLEDLIWFAALQQQFGGEVPGPATLLGALGERERAPGNGFLGCEDAVEALHHQHHLHHQMHAGLHHHHHSQVGQCDGNDRFSDEQLVSLSVRELNRHLRGVSKDEVVRLKQKRRTLKNRGYAQSCRYKRLQHRHALESEKHVLTQQLEQLQCDLTRVLRERDAYKARYEKLLSASHAKAPTGRGNGGGGSPSPDFFL